The Aquificaceae bacterium genome contains the following window.
GAATTTCAGCATATTACTATAGACTTTCAATCAAGACAGCTCTTTCCTGCAGACACTCTATAATTTCTTTGTAATCTCTTTTATCTACAAAGTATACCCTTCCACCCATGGAAACGCCTTCTTCTTTCATTGGTTTTATCCGCACATAGCCTATGTTCTTACCTGCCACATAGCCAGTTGTGTAATCAGGGTCGTCGCTCCAGCATAGCTCTGCCATTACTCCACAGTAAACATTCTTTGTGGCAAGGGCAAGGGCATCAAGGAGTCTCTCGAGATATTTTCTTCTTAGCCCTCTTTTTATCAGTAGTCTCTTAACAGCCCCCCTGTCCTTCCAGTCCACCCTCACAGTTCTTATACCCCTCTCCATATCGGGCTCAAGTCTTTCGCCGGTTTCTATATCCATGAGCACCGCGCCCCTCATGTTTCCACCCCTTGGATTCGGACCAGCCTTCAGGAGCTCAAGCCCCCTCAGGGCTATGCCCTCTGGCACCCCTTCCCTCTGGAGCGTCTTTACCGCAAAGCTGTGAGCCTCCTCCACGCTCCTGAAGTCGTAGCTGTATATGGGCAGAGCCTTCTGTATGGTATGGACATCTCTGACTTTCTCCACGGTCAGAACCAGCTTTTCGTAGGCTTTTGGTCTTCTAAGGAGTTCTCTTACGGTCTTTTCCAGCATATCCGCAGGCACGAGCCTTTCCGCTCCCGACACATGCTCCCCCTTTAGCTCTGCCCTCATACGCACGCTAAGCATGGCTCTTCCAGAATCGGAAGCCTCTCTTGATAAGGCTCAGAATGTTTCTTGACGAAAGCAGAAGCTCTGGCTTCAGGCTCACGGCTTCTGATACGAGTTTCCACCCCTCTATTAGCTTTCCAAACCTCATACACGTATCGCCTACATGGAAAAGGAAATACGGCAGGTAAGTCTCTGGAACTTTATCCCTGTATGCCCGGTAAACTGCCATTGTTCCCCTGTAGAGCCTTATGCTCTTGCTGCTTCTTCCGCCGTGTTCTCTTATCATCACCATGCTCTGGTCCACTATCCTTATTCTTAGACCTTCAAGAAACGCCCTTATGAAAACTTCCCAGTCTTCCCTGAGCATGAACTCGTCCCTGTATTCCGGGAAGCTGTTTCTTCTGAAGGCTGTCGCAGAAGGATAGCCCACCATACCTGAAAATATAAGGATGCCTGAATCTTGAGGAAGCCTCTTTCTGGATGTTTTAATCACATTGCCCTCTGAGTCAATTAGCTTTCTCGGAAAACAGTATACTATGTCTGCATTTCCCCAGTTTTGAAGAACCGTTTTTATATACCCTTTTTCCCACAGGTCGTCATGGTCAAGGAAAAATATGTAATCTCCCCTTGCCAGCTTCGCGCCAAGGTTTCTTGAATAGCATCTTTCCATATTTCTCTCGTTGCGATAGTAGCTTACCCATCTTGAAAACCCAGATTTTACTATCTGTGGGGTTCTGTCTGTTGAAGCGTCGTCGATGACCAGTATTTCGTCAACCCTGTATTCTTGCTCAAGCACGCACTGTATGGCGTGAGCTATATACCTTTCTCCGTTGTAAACCGGTAGAATTACGCTCACCATAGGTTGGGTTTTCTGTCTTTTAGTTCCAGCTCATACAGAAACTTGTATTTTAAAAAGGTATAGAAGAGGGCAGAAAAAGCCACAAGAAAGCCACGCAAGCCATCCAGAAAGCCCATCTGCACAAAGTATACCTTTACAAAGTGCCACAGGGGATTTAAAATGAGGTTGTATAGCCTGAACCTTTTACCTTTTTCCTTCATAAGCTCAGCCATTTTTCTGGCATACCTTACAGTCTTCACATACTGGTCCTCAAGGTCTTCATAGGAGTAATGGTACAGGTCTCCCCTCAGCTTTCCGACGCTTCCCGTGTATATGGGCGTTTCATGAAGCACGCCCTCAAAGCGAACTTTCCTTTTCCTGAAGAGCCTGACCCTCCATTCTGGATACCATGCGTGGTTCAAAAAACCCCCAAGGTAGTAGGTTTTTCTGGAAAGCATGTATACCTCATGGGCTGGGTTTTTTAACTCCTTTCTTATGCTTTCCCTGAGCTCCTGAGAAACTTCCTCATCTGCATCAATTACCAGCACCCAGTCTCCTGAGCAGAGCTCAATACCGTAGTTGAGCTGACTGGCGTAGCCCTCCCATTCTCTGAAAAAAACCTTTGCCCCTAAACCTCTTGCTATCTCTACCGTTCTGTCCGTTGAACCAGAGTCAACAACAACCACCTCTTTAGCTAGCCCCTGCACGCTTTTTATTGCCCTCTCAATGTTTCTCTCCTCGTTCTTTGTGAGAATCAGGACAGACAACATTTTAGGCTTATAATTATAAACTATGGGAAAATTGAGGGTTCAGGATGTGGCAAAGGAGCTTGGTGTTCCGGTCAAAGAGGTAAGAGAAGTTCTAAAGGGTTGGGGAATAGATAAGGGGAATTTTGCCTACCTTGATGATGAGGAATTGCAGATAGTTTATGACCATTTTTCAGTTTCTAAGGAAAAGGTAGTGGAAAATGGAGGCATCACAACCGAAGTCAGGGAGGAAGCCATAAGGGTTTCTGAACCACCAAGGGAAGAAAAGCAGGCACCACAAAAAGAAAAAGAAGAGAAAAAATACAGGGACCAGAAGCAGAGAGATTACAGGCCTTATGAACAGAAGGCAAGGCAGCCAGCCAGGGAAGCACCCCTCGCAAAGAGAGAAAGAGTGGAGGAAAGAGAAAAACCACGCAGGGCTGAGGAAAGGAGACCTTTCCCCCCAAGGGTTCCGGCACCACCACCCATGCCCCCACCCCGTGAACAGAAGGTGGAAGAAAAAGCCCAGAAGCCACAACCCCAGCCTAAGGAAAGGCTCAGCAAGGGAGAGGAGCAGATATTGAAAAAACTCCAGCAGCAAATAAAAAAGGAAAAGAAGGAAGAAAAAGAAGAGGAAATCAAAATAGTTCAGATTCCTGAAGTGGTTACAGTAAGGGAACTTGCTGACCTTCTCAGAACCCCACCCAATCAGATAATGGCAGAGCTCCTCAAAAGGGGAATTCTCGCCACCATAAACCAGACAGTTCCCTCAGATGTTGCCCTCCAGGTGGCTGAGGCTCTTGGCTTTCTTGCGGAGATAAAGTCAGAGGAGGTAAAGGAAGAGGAGGTGGAAGTTCCAGAGGAAGGTGGAGAGCCAAGACCTCCTGTGGTGGTTGTTAT
Protein-coding sequences here:
- a CDS encoding glycosyltransferase family 2 protein produces the protein MLSVLILTKNEERNIERAIKSVQGLAKEVVVVDSGSTDRTVEIARGLGAKVFFREWEGYASQLNYGIELCSGDWVLVIDADEEVSQELRESIRKELKNPAHEVYMLSRKTYYLGGFLNHAWYPEWRVRLFRKRKVRFEGVLHETPIYTGSVGKLRGDLYHYSYEDLEDQYVKTVRYARKMAELMKEKGKRFRLYNLILNPLWHFVKVYFVQMGFLDGLRGFLVAFSALFYTFLKYKFLYELELKDRKPNLW
- a CDS encoding 6-carboxyhexanoate--CoA ligase, translating into MLSVRMRAELKGEHVSGAERLVPADMLEKTVRELLRRPKAYEKLVLTVEKVRDVHTIQKALPIYSYDFRSVEEAHSFAVKTLQREGVPEGIALRGLELLKAGPNPRGGNMRGAVLMDIETGERLEPDMERGIRTVRVDWKDRGAVKRLLIKRGLRRKYLERLLDALALATKNVYCGVMAELCWSDDPDYTTGYVAGKNIGYVRIKPMKEEGVSMGGRVYFVDKRDYKEIIECLQERAVLIESL
- a CDS encoding glycosyltransferase family 2 protein — encoded protein: MVSVILPVYNGERYIAHAIQCVLEQEYRVDEILVIDDASTDRTPQIVKSGFSRWVSYYRNERNMERCYSRNLGAKLARGDYIFFLDHDDLWEKGYIKTVLQNWGNADIVYCFPRKLIDSEGNVIKTSRKRLPQDSGILIFSGMVGYPSATAFRRNSFPEYRDEFMLREDWEVFIRAFLEGLRIRIVDQSMVMIREHGGRSSKSIRLYRGTMAVYRAYRDKVPETYLPYFLFHVGDTCMRFGKLIEGWKLVSEAVSLKPELLLSSRNILSLIKRGFRFWKSHA